The proteins below come from a single Pseudomonas chlororaphis genomic window:
- the astD gene encoding succinylglutamate-semialdehyde dehydrogenase (a high throughput screen identified this enzyme as an aldehyde dehydrogenase with broad substrate specificity; converts succinylglutamate semialdehyde and NAD to succinylglutamate and NADH): MNSLYIAGSWLEGQGDVFESLNPVTQQVLWAGKGATAAQVESAVQAARQAFPEWARRSLDERIQVLEAFAATLKNRADELARCIGEETGKPLWEAATEVTSMVNKVAISIQSYRERTGEKSAPLGDATAVLRHKPHGVVAVFGPYNFPGHLPNGHIVPALLAGNSVLFKPSELTPKVAELTVQCWVEAGLPAGVLNLLQGARETGIALAANPGIDGLFFTGSSRTGNLLHQQFSGRPDKILALEMGGNNPLVVDEVADVEAAVYTIIQSAFISAGQRCTCARRLLVPEGAWGDALLARLVAVSAALQVGAFDQQPAPFMGSVISLGAAKALMDAQNHLLGKGAVPLLAMTQPQAQAALLTPGILDVTAVAERPDEELFGPLLQVIRYADFPAAIAEANNTQYGLAAGLLSDSEARYQQFWLQSRAGIVNWNKQLTGAASSAPFGGVGASGNHRASAYYAADYCAYPVASLETPSLVMPAALTPGVRMV, translated from the coding sequence ATGAATTCGCTGTACATCGCAGGCAGTTGGCTGGAAGGCCAGGGTGACGTCTTCGAGTCGTTGAACCCGGTGACCCAGCAGGTGTTGTGGGCAGGCAAGGGCGCCACGGCGGCGCAAGTGGAGTCAGCCGTGCAGGCGGCGCGCCAGGCGTTCCCGGAGTGGGCCCGGCGTTCGCTGGATGAGCGCATCCAGGTGTTGGAAGCCTTTGCCGCGACCCTGAAAAATCGCGCCGACGAACTGGCCCGCTGCATCGGTGAAGAAACGGGCAAGCCGTTGTGGGAAGCGGCCACCGAAGTCACCAGCATGGTCAACAAGGTGGCGATCTCGATCCAGAGCTACCGTGAGCGCACCGGGGAAAAGAGCGCCCCCCTGGGCGATGCCACGGCCGTGCTGCGGCACAAGCCTCACGGCGTGGTGGCGGTGTTCGGCCCGTACAATTTCCCCGGTCACCTGCCGAACGGGCACATCGTGCCGGCACTGCTGGCGGGCAACAGCGTGCTGTTCAAGCCCAGTGAGCTGACGCCGAAAGTCGCCGAGCTGACGGTCCAGTGCTGGGTCGAGGCCGGCCTGCCGGCGGGCGTGCTGAACCTGCTGCAAGGTGCGCGGGAAACCGGCATCGCCCTGGCGGCGAACCCGGGCATCGACGGGTTGTTTTTCACCGGTTCGAGCCGCACTGGCAATCTGCTGCATCAACAATTCTCCGGGCGCCCGGACAAGATCCTGGCGCTGGAAATGGGCGGTAACAACCCGCTGGTGGTGGACGAGGTGGCGGACGTCGAGGCGGCGGTCTACACCATCATCCAGTCGGCCTTCATTTCTGCCGGGCAGCGCTGCACCTGCGCGCGCCGCCTGCTGGTGCCGGAAGGCGCCTGGGGCGATGCGTTGCTGGCGCGCCTGGTGGCGGTCAGCGCGGCCCTGCAGGTGGGGGCCTTCGACCAGCAACCGGCGCCGTTCATGGGCTCGGTGATTTCCCTCGGCGCCGCGAAAGCGCTGATGGATGCGCAGAACCACCTGCTGGGCAAGGGCGCCGTGCCGCTGCTGGCCATGACCCAGCCCCAGGCCCAGGCGGCCTTGCTGACCCCAGGCATCCTCGACGTGACGGCCGTGGCCGAGCGTCCGGACGAAGAGCTGTTCGGGCCGTTGCTGCAAGTGATTCGCTACGCGGATTTCCCCGCGGCGATCGCCGAGGCCAACAACACGCAATATGGCCTGGCCGCCGGGTTGCTGTCGGACTCGGAGGCACGTTACCAGCAGTTCTGGCTGCAAAGCCGTGCCGGTATCGTCAACTGGAACAAACAACTGACCGGCGCCGCCAGCAGCGCGCCGTTCGGTGGTGTGGGTGCCTCGGGCAACCATCGCGCCAGTGCTTACTACGCGGCCGATTATTGCGCATACCCGGTGGCATCCCTGGAAACGCCGAGCCTCGTCATGCCGGCTGCCCTGACCCCCGGCGTGAGAATGGTGTGA
- a CDS encoding arginine N-succinyltransferase yields MIVRPVRSSDLPALIALARSTGTGLTTLPANEERLAHRVGWAEKTFRGEAGRGDADYLFVLEDDDGRVVGISAIAGAVGLREPWYNFRVGLTVSASQELNIYREIPTLFLANDLTGNSELCSLFLHADYRNGLNGRLLAKARMLFIAEFAHLFGNKIIAEMRGMSDDHGRSPFWESLGRHFFKMEFSQADYLTGVGNKAFIAELMPKFPLYTCFLSEDARAVIGQVHPDTEPALSMLKSEGFSYQGYVDIFDAGPAVECETGKIRAIRDSQALVLAIGTPGDDATPFLIHNRKREDCRITAAPARFAAGTLVVDPLTAKRLQLNAGDQVRAVALSAARESK; encoded by the coding sequence ATGATCGTTCGTCCCGTACGCAGCAGCGATTTACCCGCTCTGATCGCCCTGGCCCGTAGCACCGGCACCGGCCTGACCACCTTGCCGGCCAACGAAGAGCGCCTGGCCCATCGGGTCGGCTGGGCCGAGAAGACCTTTCGCGGTGAAGCGGGGCGCGGTGACGCGGACTATCTGTTCGTGCTCGAAGACGACGACGGTCGGGTGGTGGGGATCTCCGCCATCGCCGGTGCCGTGGGGCTGCGTGAGCCCTGGTACAACTTCCGGGTCGGCCTGACGGTCAGCGCTTCCCAGGAGTTGAACATCTACCGGGAGATCCCGACGCTGTTCCTGGCCAACGACCTGACCGGTAATTCCGAACTCTGCTCGTTGTTCCTGCACGCCGACTACCGCAATGGCCTCAACGGCCGCCTGCTGGCCAAGGCACGGATGCTGTTCATCGCCGAATTCGCGCATCTGTTCGGCAACAAGATCATCGCCGAAATGCGCGGCATGTCCGACGACCACGGCCGCTCGCCGTTCTGGGAAAGCCTGGGCCGGCACTTCTTCAAGATGGAATTCAGCCAGGCCGACTACCTGACCGGGGTGGGCAACAAGGCGTTCATCGCCGAACTGATGCCCAAGTTCCCGCTCTACACCTGCTTCCTGTCCGAAGACGCCCGGGCCGTGATTGGCCAGGTGCATCCGGACACGGAGCCGGCGCTGTCGATGCTCAAGAGCGAAGGCTTCAGTTACCAGGGCTACGTCGACATTTTCGACGCCGGCCCGGCCGTGGAATGCGAGACCGGCAAGATCCGCGCGATTCGCGACAGCCAGGCGCTGGTGCTCGCCATCGGCACCCCGGGCGATGACGCCACGCCGTTCCTCATCCATAACCGCAAGCGCGAAGACTGCCGCATCACGGCAGCCCCGGCGCGCTTCGCCGCGGGCACCCTGGTGGTCGATCCGCTGACCGCCAAACGCCTTCAACTCAACGCCGGCGACCAGGTACGTGCCGTTGCGTTGTCCGCTGCTCGGGAGTCGAAATAA
- a CDS encoding arginine N-succinyltransferase — translation MLVMRPAQMADLGEVQRLAADSPIGVTSLPDDVERLSDKIAASEASFAAEVSFNGEESYFFVLEDTATGKLAGCSAIVASAGYSEPFYSFRNETFVHASRELKIHNKIHVLSQCHDLTGNSLLTSFYVVPELVGSPWSELNSRGRLLFVASHPERFADSVVTEIVGYSDENGDSPFWDAIGRNFFDLNYAAAERLCGLKSRTFLAELMPHYPIYVPLLPDAAQEAMGQVHPRAQITFDILMREGFETDHYIDIFDGGPTLHARVSGIRSIAQSRVVPVKIGEPVKGAGRQYLVANALLQDYRAVLLELDYAPGKPVTLDMEAAEALGVGEGASVRLVAV, via the coding sequence ATGCTGGTGATGCGCCCCGCGCAAATGGCTGATCTGGGCGAGGTACAGCGTCTGGCTGCGGACAGTCCGATCGGTGTCACTTCCTTGCCGGATGACGTGGAACGCTTGAGCGACAAGATCGCCGCGAGCGAAGCCTCGTTTGCCGCCGAAGTCAGTTTCAACGGCGAGGAGAGCTATTTCTTTGTTCTTGAAGACACCGCCACCGGCAAGTTGGCGGGCTGTTCGGCGATCGTCGCGTCGGCGGGCTATTCCGAACCGTTCTACAGCTTTCGCAATGAAACCTTCGTCCACGCCTCCCGTGAGCTGAAGATCCACAACAAGATCCACGTGCTCTCCCAGTGCCACGACCTGACCGGCAACAGCCTGCTGACCAGCTTCTACGTGGTCCCGGAACTGGTCGGCTCGCCGTGGTCGGAACTCAACTCCCGTGGACGCCTGCTGTTCGTCGCCAGCCACCCGGAGCGCTTCGCCGATTCGGTGGTGACCGAGATCGTCGGCTACAGCGACGAGAACGGTGATTCGCCATTCTGGGACGCCATCGGGCGCAATTTCTTCGACCTCAACTACGCCGCCGCCGAGCGTCTGTGCGGGCTGAAAAGCCGCACCTTCCTCGCCGAGCTGATGCCCCATTACCCGATCTACGTGCCGCTGTTGCCGGACGCCGCCCAGGAAGCCATGGGCCAGGTCCACCCGCGCGCGCAGATCACCTTCGACATCCTGATGCGCGAGGGTTTCGAGACCGATCACTACATCGACATCTTCGATGGCGGCCCGACCCTGCATGCCCGTGTCTCGGGGATCCGCTCGATTGCCCAGAGCCGCGTGGTGCCGGTCAAGATCGGCGAACCGGTCAAGGGCGCCGGCCGGCAATACCTGGTGGCCAATGCCCTGTTGCAGGATTACCGCGCTGTGCTGCTGGAGCTGGATTACGCGCCGGGCAAGCCTGTGACGCTGGACATGGAAGCGGCCGAGGCCCTGGGTGTCGGCGAAGGTGCCAGCGTACGCCTGGTGGCGGTTTAA
- the argD gene encoding acetylornithine aminotransferase (DapATase; bifunctional enzyme that functions in arginine and lysine biosynthetic pathways; catalyzes the formation of N-acetyl-L-glutamate 5-semialdehyde from 2-oxoglutarate and N(2)-acetyl-L-ornithine or N-succinyl-2-L-amino-6-oxoheptanedioate from 2-oxoglutarate and N-succinyl-L-2,6-diaminoheptanedioate) has product MSVEQAAVQRADFDQVMVPNYAPAAFIPVRGAGSRVWDQSGRELIDFAGGIAVNVLGHAHPALVGALTEQANKLWHVSNVFTNEPALRLAHKLIDATFAERAFFCNSGAEANEAAFKLARRVAFDRYGSEKYEIIAALNSFHGRTLFTVNVGGQSKYSDGFGPKITGITHVPYNDLAALKAAVSDKTCAVVLEPIQGEGGVLPAELAYLQGARELCDAHNALLVFDEVQTGMGRSGELFAYMHYGVIPDILTSAKSLGGGFPIAAMLTTEALAKHLVVGTHGTTYGGNPLACAVAEAVIDVVNTPQVLGGVKAKHDKFKTRLEQIGQKYGLFTEVRGLGLLIGCVLNDAWKGKAKDIFNAAEQEGLMILQAGPDVIRFAPSLVVEDADIDAGLDRFEKAAAKLTQA; this is encoded by the coding sequence ATGTCCGTTGAGCAAGCCGCGGTACAACGCGCCGATTTTGACCAGGTCATGGTGCCCAACTATGCCCCTGCTGCCTTCATACCTGTGCGTGGCGCCGGTTCGCGCGTGTGGGACCAGTCTGGTCGCGAGCTGATCGACTTTGCCGGCGGTATCGCAGTCAACGTGCTGGGGCATGCCCACCCGGCGCTGGTCGGTGCACTGACCGAGCAGGCCAACAAGCTGTGGCACGTGTCCAACGTATTCACCAATGAGCCGGCCCTGCGCCTGGCCCACAAGCTGATCGACGCGACCTTCGCCGAGCGCGCGTTTTTCTGCAACTCCGGCGCCGAAGCCAACGAGGCCGCCTTCAAGCTGGCCCGTCGCGTGGCGTTCGATCGCTATGGCAGCGAGAAGTACGAAATCATCGCCGCACTCAACAGTTTCCATGGCCGCACGCTGTTTACCGTCAACGTCGGCGGGCAGTCGAAGTACTCCGACGGTTTCGGGCCTAAAATCACCGGCATCACCCACGTTCCTTATAACGACTTGGCCGCGTTGAAAGCGGCTGTTTCGGACAAGACCTGCGCCGTGGTGCTGGAGCCGATCCAGGGCGAGGGCGGTGTGCTGCCGGCCGAGCTGGCCTACCTGCAAGGCGCCCGCGAGCTGTGCGATGCGCACAATGCACTGCTGGTGTTCGACGAAGTGCAGACCGGCATGGGCCGCAGCGGCGAGCTGTTCGCCTACATGCACTACGGCGTGATCCCGGACATCCTCACCAGCGCCAAGAGCCTGGGCGGTGGTTTCCCTATCGCGGCGATGCTCACCACCGAGGCGCTGGCCAAGCACCTGGTGGTTGGCACCCACGGCACCACCTACGGCGGCAACCCGTTGGCGTGCGCGGTGGCCGAAGCGGTGATCGACGTGGTCAATACCCCGCAGGTGCTCGGCGGCGTCAAGGCCAAGCATGACAAGTTCAAGACCCGCCTGGAGCAGATCGGCCAGAAGTACGGCCTGTTCACCGAGGTGCGCGGTCTGGGCCTGTTGATCGGCTGCGTGCTGAACGATGCCTGGAAAGGCAAGGCCAAGGACATCTTCAACGCCGCCGAACAGGAAGGCCTGATGATCCTGCAAGCCGGCCCGGACGTGATTCGTTTCGCCCCGAGCCTGGTGGTGGAAGACGCCGACATCGACGCCGGCCTGGACCGTTTCGAGAAGGCTGCGGCGAAGCTGACCCAGGCTTGA
- a CDS encoding AraC family transcriptional regulator: MTAHRIGFLIWPSTKALTLALAEEALRVAQRVHPEVVYELSFLQAEPAVEGAWQLPGEPWAGKLEGFQKLFLLADEPPTVLASSLGSALKQLVRAGCVIGGLSAGVYPLAQLGLLDGYRAAVHWRWQDDFSERFPKVIATSHLFDWDRDRLTACGGMSVLDLLLAVLARDHGAELAGAVSEELVVERIREGGERQRIPLQNRLGSSHPKLTQAVLLMEANIEEPLTTDEIAQHVCVSRRQLERIFKQYLNRVPSQYYLELRLNKARQMLMQTSKSIIQIGLSCGFSSGPHFSSAYRNFFGATPREDRNQRRSSSPFELSSVPSERG, from the coding sequence ATGACCGCCCATCGAATTGGTTTCCTGATTTGGCCCAGCACGAAAGCCTTGACGCTGGCGCTGGCCGAGGAGGCCTTGCGTGTTGCCCAGCGGGTGCATCCAGAGGTGGTCTACGAGCTCTCGTTCCTGCAAGCCGAGCCGGCGGTCGAAGGCGCCTGGCAATTGCCCGGCGAACCCTGGGCCGGCAAGCTCGAAGGCTTCCAGAAGCTGTTCCTGCTGGCCGATGAGCCGCCGACCGTGCTCGCCTCTTCCCTGGGCAGCGCCCTCAAGCAGTTGGTGCGGGCCGGGTGCGTGATCGGGGGCTTGTCCGCCGGTGTCTATCCCCTGGCCCAATTGGGGCTGCTCGACGGTTACCGCGCTGCCGTGCACTGGCGCTGGCAGGATGATTTCTCCGAACGCTTTCCCAAGGTCATTGCCACCAGCCATCTGTTCGATTGGGACCGCGATCGCCTGACCGCCTGCGGCGGCATGTCGGTGCTCGACCTGCTGTTGGCGGTGCTGGCCCGGGACCACGGCGCGGAACTGGCCGGTGCGGTGTCGGAAGAGCTGGTGGTCGAGCGCATCCGCGAGGGCGGCGAGCGCCAGCGCATCCCGTTGCAGAACCGCCTCGGTTCCAGTCACCCGAAGCTCACCCAGGCGGTGTTGCTGATGGAAGCGAACATCGAAGAGCCGCTGACCACCGACGAAATCGCCCAGCATGTGTGCGTGTCCCGACGGCAACTGGAGCGGATCTTCAAGCAGTACCTCAACCGCGTACCCAGCCAGTATTACCTGGAGCTGCGCCTGAACAAGGCCCGGCAGATGCTGATGCAAACCAGCAAATCCATCATCCAGATCGGCTTGTCCTGCGGGTTCTCCTCGGGCCCGCATTTCTCCAGCGCCTACCGCAACTTCTTCGGCGCGACCCCCCGCGAAGACCGCAACCAGCGACGCAGCAGCAGCCCGTTCGAATTGTCGTCGGTGCCGTCCGAGCGCGGCTAG
- a CDS encoding amino acid transporter, whose translation MYKLEVQDLHKRYGSHEVLKGVSLKAAAGDVISIIGSSGSGKSTFLRCINLLEQPHAGKILLNNEELKLVAGKDGAMKAADPKQLQRMRSRLSMVFQHFNLWSHMTALENIMEAPVHVLGVAKAEAREKAEHYLNKVGVAHRKDAYPGHMSGGEQQRVAIARALAMEPEVMLFDEPTSALDPELVGDVLKVMQALAQEGRTMVVVTHEMGFAREVSNQLVFLHKGIVEERGNPREVLVNPQSERLQQFLSGSLK comes from the coding sequence ATGTACAAGCTTGAAGTCCAAGACCTGCATAAACGCTATGGCAGTCACGAAGTGCTCAAGGGCGTGTCCCTGAAGGCTGCCGCTGGCGATGTGATCAGCATCATCGGCTCCAGTGGCTCCGGCAAGAGCACGTTCCTGCGTTGCATCAACCTGCTTGAGCAACCCCATGCCGGCAAGATCCTGCTCAACAACGAAGAGTTGAAGCTGGTGGCGGGCAAGGATGGCGCGATGAAGGCCGCGGACCCCAAGCAACTGCAACGCATGCGTTCGCGGCTGTCGATGGTGTTCCAGCATTTCAACCTGTGGTCGCACATGACCGCCCTGGAAAACATCATGGAAGCGCCGGTGCATGTGCTGGGCGTTGCCAAGGCCGAGGCCCGCGAGAAGGCCGAGCACTACCTGAACAAAGTGGGCGTGGCTCATCGCAAGGACGCCTACCCGGGCCACATGTCCGGCGGCGAGCAACAGCGCGTGGCGATTGCCCGGGCGCTGGCGATGGAGCCGGAAGTGATGTTGTTCGATGAGCCGACATCGGCCCTCGACCCGGAGCTGGTGGGTGATGTGCTCAAGGTGATGCAGGCCCTGGCCCAGGAAGGGCGGACGATGGTGGTGGTGACCCACGAAATGGGCTTTGCCCGCGAAGTGTCGAACCAGTTGGTGTTCCTGCACAAGGGTATCGTCGAAGAGCGCGGTAACCCGCGTGAAGTGCTGGTCAATCCGCAATCGGAGCGCCTGCAGCAATTTCTTTCGGGCAGCCTCAAGTAA
- a CDS encoding amino acid ABC transporter permease (with HisJPQ is involved in transport of histidine, lysine, arginine and ornithine), with protein sequence MIFDYNVIYEALPLYFSGLLTTLKLLALSLFFGLLAALPLGLMRVSKQPVVNMSAWLYTYVIRGTPMLVQLFLIYYGLAQFEFVRESFLWPWLSSATFCACLAFAINTSAYTAEIIAGSLRATPNGEIEAAKAMGMSRFTLYRRILLPSALRRALPQYSNEVIMMLQTTSLASIVTLIDITGAARTVNAQYYLPFEAYITAGVFYLCLTFILVRLFKLAERRWLVYLAPRKH encoded by the coding sequence ATGATCTTCGACTACAACGTCATCTATGAAGCCTTGCCGCTGTATTTCAGTGGCTTGCTGACCACCCTCAAGCTGCTGGCGCTGTCGCTGTTCTTCGGCCTGCTGGCGGCGCTGCCCCTGGGGCTGATGCGGGTGTCCAAGCAGCCGGTCGTGAACATGAGCGCCTGGCTCTACACCTACGTGATTCGCGGCACGCCGATGCTGGTGCAGTTGTTCCTGATCTACTACGGCCTGGCACAGTTCGAGTTCGTGCGCGAGAGCTTCCTCTGGCCTTGGCTGTCCAGTGCGACCTTCTGCGCGTGCCTGGCGTTCGCCATCAACACCAGTGCCTACACCGCCGAGATCATCGCCGGCAGCCTGCGGGCCACGCCCAACGGTGAAATCGAGGCGGCCAAGGCCATGGGCATGTCGCGCTTCACGCTGTATCGCCGGATCCTGCTGCCGTCGGCCCTGCGCCGGGCGCTGCCGCAATACAGCAACGAAGTGATCATGATGCTGCAGACCACCAGCCTGGCGTCCATCGTGACCCTGATCGACATCACGGGTGCCGCGCGCACGGTCAATGCGCAGTATTACCTGCCGTTCGAGGCCTACATCACGGCCGGTGTCTTCTACCTGTGCCTGACCTTCATCCTGGTGCGCCTGTTCAAACTGGCCGAACGCCGCTGGCTGGTTTACCTGGCCCCGCGCAAGCACTGA
- a CDS encoding ABC transporter: MLKGYGAVILDGAWLTLQLALSSMALAIVLGLIGVALRLSPVRWLAWLGDLYSTVIRGIPDLVLILLIFYGGQDLLNRLAPMLGYDDYIDLNPLAAGIGTLGFIFGAYLSETFRGAFMAIPKGQAEAGMAYGMSGLQVFFRVMVPQMIRLAIPGFTNNWLVLTKATALISVVGLQDMMFKAKQAADATREPFTFFLAVAAMYLVITSVSLLALRHLEKRYSVGVRAADL; encoded by the coding sequence ATGTTGAAAGGCTACGGGGCTGTCATCCTCGATGGCGCATGGTTGACGCTTCAGCTCGCCTTGTCGTCCATGGCCCTGGCCATCGTCCTGGGGCTGATCGGTGTCGCGTTGCGTCTTTCGCCGGTGCGCTGGCTGGCGTGGCTGGGCGACCTGTATTCCACGGTCATTCGCGGCATTCCCGACCTGGTGCTGATTCTGCTGATTTTCTACGGCGGCCAGGACCTGCTCAATCGCTTGGCGCCGATGCTCGGTTATGACGATTACATCGACCTCAATCCGCTGGCGGCCGGTATCGGCACCCTGGGGTTCATCTTCGGTGCGTACCTGTCGGAAACCTTTCGCGGCGCGTTCATGGCCATCCCCAAGGGGCAGGCCGAGGCGGGCATGGCATATGGCATGAGCGGCTTGCAGGTGTTCTTCCGGGTGATGGTGCCGCAGATGATTCGCCTGGCCATTCCCGGCTTCACCAACAACTGGCTGGTGTTGACCAAGGCGACCGCGCTGATTTCGGTGGTGGGCCTGCAAGACATGATGTTCAAGGCCAAGCAGGCGGCGGATGCCACTCGCGAGCCTTTCACCTTCTTCCTGGCGGTGGCGGCGATGTACCTGGTGATCACCAGCGTCTCGTTGCTGGCACTGCGTCACCTTGAGAAGCGCTACTCGGTAGGCGTAAGGGCGGCTGATCTATGA
- a CDS encoding ABC transporter substrate-binding protein: MKKLVLLGALALSVLSLPTFADEKPLKIGIEAAYPPFASKAPDGSIVGFDYDIGNALCEEMKVKCVWVEQEFDGLIPALKVRKIDAILSSMSITEDRKKSVDFTNKYYNTPARLVMKAGTQVSEGLTELKGKNIGVQRGSIHERFAREVLAPLGAEIKPYGSQNEIYLDVAAGRLDGTVADATLLDDGFLKTDAGKGFAFVGPAFTDEKYFGDGIGIAVRKGDALKDKINSAIAAIRENGKYKQIQDKYFTFDIYGK, translated from the coding sequence ATGAAGAAACTCGTGCTGCTTGGCGCCCTGGCACTGTCCGTGCTGTCCCTGCCGACATTCGCTGATGAAAAGCCCCTGAAGATCGGTATCGAGGCGGCGTACCCTCCGTTCGCCTCGAAAGCCCCGGACGGCAGCATCGTCGGTTTCGACTACGACATCGGCAATGCGCTGTGCGAAGAGATGAAGGTCAAGTGCGTGTGGGTCGAGCAAGAGTTCGACGGCCTGATCCCGGCGCTCAAGGTCCGCAAGATCGACGCGATCCTGTCGTCCATGTCGATCACCGAAGACCGCAAGAAATCCGTTGATTTCACCAACAAGTACTACAACACCCCGGCCCGCCTGGTCATGAAGGCCGGCACCCAGGTCAGCGAAGGCCTGACCGAGCTCAAGGGCAAGAACATCGGCGTGCAGCGCGGTTCGATCCACGAGCGTTTCGCCCGTGAAGTCCTGGCCCCGCTGGGTGCCGAGATCAAACCGTACGGCTCGCAGAACGAAATCTACCTGGATGTCGCTGCCGGTCGTCTCGACGGCACCGTGGCCGACGCAACGCTGCTGGATGACGGCTTCCTGAAGACCGACGCCGGCAAGGGCTTCGCGTTCGTTGGTCCGGCCTTCACCGATGAGAAGTATTTCGGTGACGGTATCGGTATCGCGGTGCGCAAGGGCGACGCCCTGAAAGACAAGATCAACAGTGCGATTGCCGCCATTCGCGAGAACGGCAAGTACAAGCAGATCCAGGACAAGTACTTCACCTTCGACATCTACGGCAAGTAA